One part of the Bacillota bacterium genome encodes these proteins:
- a CDS encoding chemotaxis protein CheC, whose translation MRRAKTGNILYKAIAGGIGEARQVIELMVSVKVSTSSDLRPVDISKIPSLMGPLDRTVVATYSRVAGDIDGHLAFLYEPGAAETLAALVTGQDRPDPELGASALCEVSNVAGSRILNFLSDASGLRILPTPPILVSDMAGAILQSVLYDLAPFGNEAMVLKTDIRLQERGVMGMMVLIPSKDSLARLLDGLGRQQ comes from the coding sequence ATGCGCCGCGCAAAGACCGGAAACATCCTGTACAAGGCAATAGCGGGGGGTATCGGTGAGGCCAGGCAGGTCATTGAGTTGATGGTCTCGGTGAAGGTATCCACCTCTTCGGATCTGCGGCCGGTGGATATCAGCAAGATCCCCTCCCTGATGGGGCCGCTGGACCGGACCGTCGTCGCCACATACTCGCGCGTCGCAGGCGATATCGACGGGCACCTCGCGTTCCTCTACGAACCGGGGGCCGCCGAGACGCTCGCTGCGCTGGTAACCGGCCAGGACAGGCCGGATCCTGAGCTCGGAGCGTCCGCACTGTGCGAGGTCAGTAACGTAGCGGGCTCAAGGATCTTGAACTTCCTGTCGGATGCTTCGGGTCTCCGGATCCTGCCTACTCCGCCAATACTGGTATCCGACATGGCGGGGGCTATCCTGCAATCGGTGCTGTACGACCTGGCACCGTTCGGCAATGAGGCGATGGTTCTCAAGACGGACATCCGCCTTCAGGAGCGGGGCGTCATGGGAATGATGGTGCTGATTCCCTCCAAGGACAGCCTTGCGCGATTGCTGGACGGACTTGGGAGGCAGCAATGA
- a CDS encoding chemotaxis protein CheD — MNPNVIPVLIGSIEFSKHPDSVLVTYSLGSCIGLTAYDPVTRVGGMAHIMLPDGRVAPGEEGKYATSCVPALIEGMVKHGAARSRIIVKMAGGAKILALLEVSNGTNIGKQNQLAVLQAIEKSGLKIAGSDCGGDFGRTLRLFVNSGVVEVATATRGAWTI; from the coding sequence ATGAACCCAAACGTGATCCCGGTTTTGATCGGCAGTATTGAATTCAGCAAACATCCGGATTCGGTGCTGGTCACCTACTCGCTGGGGTCGTGTATCGGCCTCACAGCGTACGACCCCGTTACCAGGGTTGGGGGCATGGCGCACATCATGCTTCCGGACGGAAGGGTCGCCCCGGGCGAGGAGGGCAAGTATGCCACCAGCTGCGTCCCCGCCCTTATTGAGGGAATGGTTAAGCACGGCGCCGCGAGGAGCCGGATCATCGTCAAGATGGCGGGGGGCGCCAAGATCCTGGCGCTGCTCGAGGTCTCGAACGGCACCAACATCGGGAAGCAGAACCAGCTGGCAGTGCTGCAGGCTATCGAGAAGTCCGGCTTGAAGATAGCCGGCTCCGACTGCGGAGGGGATTTCGGGCGCACATTGCGCCTGTTCGTGAATTCGGGCGTAGTTGAGGTCGCCACCGCAACCAGGGGCGCCTGGACTATCTGA
- a CDS encoding response regulator: MPKILVVDDAIYVRSKSMKLLAENGFEVEEAANGAEAVDKYNEIKPDLVLMDITMPVMDGITAVKEIKKNDPNAKVIMCTALGQQSMVIEAIKAGAKDFIVKPYQTDRVLATVRKLVQAAG, encoded by the coding sequence ATGCCGAAAATACTTGTGGTAGACGATGCAATCTACGTCAGGTCGAAGAGCATGAAGCTGCTGGCCGAGAACGGTTTTGAGGTGGAGGAAGCCGCCAACGGGGCCGAAGCGGTCGACAAGTACAACGAGATCAAGCCCGACCTGGTCTTGATGGACATCACGATGCCGGTCATGGACGGCATCACCGCGGTGAAGGAGATAAAGAAGAATGATCCCAACGCAAAGGTGATCATGTGCACCGCGCTGGGCCAGCAGTCAATGGTCATCGAGGCGATCAAGGCGGGCGCCAAGGATTTCATCGTCAAGCCTTATCAGACAGACCGCGTCCTGGCCACCGTTAGAAAGCTGGTCCAGGCGGCAGGGTGA
- a CDS encoding chemotaxis response regulator protein-glutamate methylesterase, which produces MAPKVRVLVVDDSAFMRRVVSDILQSDNRLEVISTARDGLDAIEKIKGLKPDVVTLDIEMPRLNGIEALERIMAECPTRVVMVSSLTQRHARETIRALSLGAVDFVPKPSSGLFPDMSSLKDELVSKVWASARARLRPVYRPPETRPVRKIAPEKTQAARAVVVVGSSTGGPSALQDVMKSLPAGLPAGVLVVQHMPAGFTRSLAERLNHLSHLEVVEASGGEQIVEGRAIMAPGGFHMTFDRDLQVSLTTDPPRHGVRPAVDVTMEAAAAVFGPNCVGVVLTGMGFDGSKGCSAIKSRAGTVIAEHESTCVVYGMPRAVIEMGYADRVCPIGEIADAIKEAVDGLCTRRCSA; this is translated from the coding sequence ATGGCCCCCAAAGTCAGGGTACTTGTTGTAGACGACTCCGCATTCATGAGGCGGGTGGTCTCCGATATTCTCCAGTCGGACAACCGGCTGGAGGTGATCAGCACCGCCCGCGACGGGCTCGACGCGATCGAGAAGATCAAGGGCCTGAAGCCCGACGTCGTCACTCTCGACATCGAGATGCCAAGGTTGAACGGTATCGAGGCGCTCGAGCGGATCATGGCGGAATGCCCGACGCGAGTCGTGATGGTGTCGAGCCTGACGCAGCGCCACGCGAGGGAAACCATAAGGGCGCTATCGCTGGGCGCGGTGGATTTCGTCCCTAAACCGTCGAGCGGGCTGTTCCCCGACATGAGTTCCCTCAAGGACGAACTGGTCTCGAAGGTGTGGGCCAGCGCCAGAGCGAGGTTAAGGCCAGTGTACAGGCCGCCCGAGACAAGACCGGTGAGGAAGATAGCGCCAGAGAAAACGCAGGCGGCGCGGGCAGTGGTAGTAGTCGGATCGTCCACGGGTGGGCCGTCGGCGCTCCAGGATGTTATGAAGAGTCTTCCGGCGGGGCTTCCGGCGGGCGTCCTCGTGGTGCAGCACATGCCGGCGGGTTTCACGAGGTCACTCGCCGAAAGGCTGAACCATCTGTCGCACCTGGAAGTGGTCGAGGCGTCGGGCGGCGAGCAGATAGTCGAGGGCCGCGCCATCATGGCCCCGGGCGGGTTTCACATGACGTTTGACCGCGACCTGCAGGTGTCGCTTACGACGGACCCGCCGAGACACGGCGTGCGACCGGCGGTGGACGTGACTATGGAAGCTGCGGCAGCGGTATTCGGTCCCAACTGCGTAGGGGTCGTGCTGACGGGGATGGGCTTCGACGGCTCCAAGGGGTGCTCCGCCATCAAGTCCCGGGCGGGCACGGTAATCGCGGAACACGAGTCCACGTGCGTAGTATACGGTATGCCGCGCGCGGTGATCGAGATGGGATACGCCGACAGGGTGTGCCCTATTGGTGAAATAGCGGACGCGATAAAGGAAGCAGTAGACGGACTGTGCACGAGGCGGTGTAGCGCATGA
- a CDS encoding protein-glutamate O-methyltransferase CheR, with the protein MILEDTSYSLLRKRVLDVTGIDIACYKPQQMERRLKALLDRSKVEDYYAYARMIEHDPEKARELWDFITINVSEFFRNPDRYKDLKEKIIPSVSTGRPLRIWSAGCANGAEPYSLAILLHETGNPGHTVLATDIDRKTLTRAQAALYDQNDLKNVGPARIQYFEARDGKYAVSNTIKKYVTFQYHDLLGNHYPEGMDIIVCRNVVIYFTEEAKERVFRGFCKSLKPGGVLFVGETETLFNPKIIGFEPVLPFFYRRAG; encoded by the coding sequence ATGATTTTGGAGGATACATCGTACTCACTCCTGAGAAAACGGGTCCTCGACGTTACGGGGATAGACATAGCCTGCTACAAACCGCAACAGATGGAACGCAGACTGAAAGCGTTGCTCGACAGGTCGAAGGTCGAGGACTACTACGCTTACGCCAGGATGATCGAGCACGATCCGGAAAAGGCCCGCGAACTCTGGGACTTCATTACGATCAACGTATCGGAGTTCTTCCGTAACCCCGACCGCTACAAGGACCTGAAGGAGAAGATCATACCCAGCGTATCGACCGGGCGGCCGCTGAGGATCTGGAGCGCGGGCTGCGCCAACGGCGCCGAACCGTATTCCCTGGCCATACTCCTGCACGAGACGGGCAACCCGGGCCACACGGTGCTGGCGACCGACATCGACCGGAAGACGCTCACCAGGGCCCAGGCCGCGCTGTACGACCAGAACGACCTCAAGAACGTGGGGCCGGCCCGTATACAGTACTTCGAGGCGAGGGACGGAAAATACGCAGTGTCGAACACGATCAAGAAATACGTGACGTTCCAGTACCACGACCTCCTCGGGAACCACTACCCCGAGGGGATGGACATAATCGTCTGCCGCAACGTGGTCATCTACTTCACCGAAGAAGCAAAGGAGAGGGTATTCAGGGGGTTCTGCAAGTCGTTGAAGCCTGGCGGGGTACTTTTCGTCGGGGAGACAGAGACACTGTTCAATCCCAAGATTATCGGGTTTGAACCGGTACTGCCATTTTTCTACAGGCGAGCAGGTTGA
- a CDS encoding chemotaxis protein CheX — translation MIKAAFVNPFIQAGSQVLTQELNLAVQRGELNLEQSKATSSDVTIMLGVTGDACGIVLYGMSEQTAKGIVGVMVDDRVPIFDEMAESALAELGNLITGMASISLEKEGYICRLTPPIVISGRGVIISTVDINRIVVPLMTTKGQIDISLCLRSER, via the coding sequence GTGATTAAGGCAGCGTTTGTCAACCCGTTTATCCAGGCCGGTTCGCAGGTGCTGACCCAGGAGCTGAACCTGGCGGTGCAAAGGGGCGAACTGAATCTCGAGCAGTCGAAGGCTACGTCCTCAGACGTAACCATAATGCTGGGAGTCACAGGCGACGCCTGCGGCATCGTACTCTACGGGATGTCCGAACAGACTGCGAAAGGCATAGTGGGAGTCATGGTGGACGACCGCGTGCCGATATTCGACGAGATGGCCGAGAGCGCGCTCGCCGAACTGGGCAATCTCATAACAGGTATGGCCAGCATAAGCCTGGAGAAAGAGGGATACATCTGCCGCCTCACGCCGCCCATCGTGATCAGCGGGCGCGGCGTGATTATCTCGACCGTGGACATCAACCGGATAGTAGTCCCCCTGATGACGACGAAAGGGCAGATCGACATCAGCCTCTGCCTGAGGTCGGAGAGGTAG
- a CDS encoding gamma carbonic anhydrase family protein: MLGSFKGKSPRITQPSLVTETAVVVGDVSIGPRCSIWYGAVLRGDISSITIGEGTSVQENAVIHVDPDYPSRIGDDVTIGHLAMLHSCTVGSRTIVGMGSVILGGAEIGEECIIGAGAVVAPGTKIPPRSMVLGVPARVVRQLSDSEANGLIAHANDYWELAQAYLGK; the protein is encoded by the coding sequence ATGCTCGGTTCGTTCAAAGGGAAGAGCCCGAGGATCACGCAACCGTCGCTGGTCACGGAGACGGCGGTGGTGGTCGGTGACGTCTCAATCGGCCCAAGGTGCAGCATCTGGTACGGCGCTGTCCTCCGGGGCGACATCAGCTCGATTACGATAGGCGAGGGGACCAGCGTACAGGAGAATGCCGTGATCCATGTCGACCCGGATTATCCGTCGCGCATAGGGGATGACGTCACGATCGGGCACCTGGCGATGCTTCATAGCTGCACCGTCGGTAGCAGGACGATAGTGGGCATGGGCTCGGTCATCCTTGGCGGCGCGGAGATCGGTGAGGAGTGTATCATCGGCGCCGGCGCAGTAGTGGCGCCGGGGACGAAGATCCCGCCGCGGAGTATGGTCCTCGGCGTGCCCGCCAGGGTAGTCCGGCAGCTGAGCGACAGCGAGGCTAATGGCTTGATCGCGCACGCCAACGATTACTGGGAACTCGCACAGGCCTACTTGGGTAAGTAA
- a CDS encoding M42 family metallopeptidase, with translation MKDTIKKLVEAYGPSGNEERVRDVIVSMIRGYCDSISVDALGNLIAFKKAGPAAADKAAAGAASKVMVAAHMDEIGLIVTHIDEKGFLRFAPVGGVDPFTILGQRVVFANSATGAVWMEKLDKMSELKIDRMFIDVGASSEKEASQRASIGDMAVFDRKMEENGDRIITKAADDRVGCAVVVEVMRRLKSVPHDAYFVFTVQEEVGTRGATTSAFGIYPDVAIAVDVTRTGDTPKSDHMNVSLGKGAAIKVKDSRLVAHPGVRRLLVSTATAHSIPYQMEVLERGGTDAGPIHTTREGVPSGVISIPTRYVHTPVEMVDLRDVEACVRLLEKTLSGPMVL, from the coding sequence ATGAAGGACACGATCAAGAAGCTGGTCGAAGCGTATGGCCCGTCGGGAAACGAGGAGCGCGTACGCGACGTCATCGTATCGATGATCCGGGGATACTGTGATTCTATCAGCGTGGACGCGCTGGGTAACCTCATCGCGTTCAAGAAGGCCGGTCCCGCGGCGGCTGATAAGGCCGCAGCCGGCGCCGCGTCCAAGGTGATGGTCGCCGCGCACATGGACGAGATCGGCTTGATCGTGACACACATCGATGAGAAGGGCTTCCTCCGGTTCGCCCCTGTCGGTGGGGTCGACCCGTTCACCATCCTCGGCCAGCGCGTGGTGTTCGCCAACAGCGCTACCGGCGCCGTGTGGATGGAGAAGCTGGACAAGATGAGCGAGCTCAAGATCGACAGGATGTTCATCGACGTGGGCGCGTCTTCCGAGAAAGAGGCATCCCAGCGAGCATCGATCGGCGACATGGCGGTATTCGACCGGAAGATGGAGGAAAACGGCGACAGGATAATCACGAAGGCCGCGGACGACCGCGTGGGTTGCGCGGTGGTGGTCGAGGTGATGCGCAGGCTGAAGAGCGTACCGCACGACGCCTACTTCGTGTTCACCGTGCAGGAAGAGGTGGGCACCAGGGGCGCCACGACCTCCGCCTTCGGGATATACCCCGACGTCGCCATCGCCGTGGACGTGACGCGGACGGGCGATACCCCGAAATCGGATCACATGAACGTCTCCCTGGGCAAGGGCGCGGCCATCAAGGTCAAGGACTCGCGCCTGGTCGCGCACCCCGGCGTCAGGCGACTTCTCGTCTCGACCGCCACTGCGCACTCGATACCCTACCAGATGGAGGTGCTCGAGCGGGGTGGGACCGACGCCGGACCGATACACACCACTCGGGAGGGCGTGCCGTCCGGGGTGATTTCAATCCCGACCCGGTACGTGCACACGCCCGTCGAGATGGTGGACCTCCGGGACGTGGAGGCGTGCGTGCGATTGCTCGAGAAGACCCTGTCCGGCCCCATGGTACTGTAG
- a CDS encoding M42 family metallopeptidase, with product MLLERLTQAAGVSGNEDEVRRILRDEASKAGADVECDVLGNLIARKNPGETPRGELARPLVMLAAHMDEVGLIVSFIEKEGLLRFQKVGGIDDRVLPCKEVLVGRNRIRGVIGLKPLHLQESDEREKILKSDNLFIDIGARSREDAEKKVRPGDYASFAGGFRQLGGRTVRAKALDDRAGCAVLAQILGRDYPFSVVAVFTVQEEVGLRGAAVSAWAVQPDMAVVLEGTICSDTPGTDDHLQATRLGGGPALSIMDGTSIASKTMLRQMVEVATENNIPYQFKRITLGGNDAGRIHLSRTGVPTASVSVPCRYIHSPSCIMSLDDFENAIRLVDAFLVSVGEGFRP from the coding sequence GTGCTATTAGAAAGGCTGACCCAGGCCGCAGGCGTAAGCGGCAACGAAGACGAGGTGCGCCGCATCCTGCGTGACGAGGCCTCGAAGGCCGGGGCGGACGTGGAATGCGACGTCCTCGGCAACCTGATAGCCCGCAAGAATCCTGGAGAGACCCCGCGCGGCGAGCTCGCTCGACCGCTCGTCATGCTGGCGGCCCACATGGACGAGGTCGGTCTCATCGTGAGTTTCATCGAAAAGGAGGGCCTGCTCAGATTCCAGAAGGTCGGGGGCATCGACGACAGGGTGCTTCCGTGCAAGGAGGTCCTGGTGGGACGCAACAGGATTCGCGGCGTCATCGGTCTCAAACCGCTGCACCTGCAGGAGAGCGACGAGCGGGAGAAAATTTTGAAGTCCGACAATCTCTTCATAGACATCGGCGCGAGGAGCCGCGAGGACGCCGAGAAAAAGGTGCGGCCTGGAGATTACGCCTCGTTCGCCGGCGGTTTCAGGCAGCTTGGCGGCAGGACGGTCAGGGCCAAGGCGCTCGACGACAGGGCCGGGTGCGCGGTGCTGGCGCAAATCCTTGGCAGGGATTACCCGTTCTCCGTGGTCGCGGTCTTCACCGTCCAGGAGGAGGTAGGCCTGCGCGGAGCGGCGGTGTCGGCGTGGGCCGTGCAGCCGGACATGGCAGTCGTGCTCGAAGGCACGATCTGCTCGGACACGCCAGGGACGGACGACCACCTCCAGGCCACGCGCCTTGGCGGCGGCCCCGCCCTCAGCATCATGGACGGGACATCCATCGCCAGCAAGACGATGCTCAGGCAGATGGTCGAGGTAGCCACGGAGAACAACATCCCGTACCAGTTCAAGCGCATCACACTCGGCGGTAATGACGCGGGCCGGATCCACCTGTCGAGGACCGGCGTGCCGACTGCCTCTGTTTCGGTACCGTGCCGCTATATCCATTCTCCGTCATGCATCATGAGCCTCGATGACTTCGAGAATGCCATCAGGCTCGTGGACGCATTTCTGGTGAGTGTCGGGGAGGGGTTTCGCCCATGA
- a CDS encoding M42 family metallopeptidase encodes MDTLDFLGRLSRATGLPGHESEVSRIVAEAFGPLAADVRIDRLGSCIAFKPGDGPGPRPKVMFAAHSDQIGLVVTKIEDGGFLRFAGMGGVDPRVLPGMEVLIHGRASIPGVVGSKPPHTVPPEERNAAFKMDELYVDAGLAEEQVRENVQVGDMVSFESAFSPLGDFVVGKSFDDRAGVAVLYECLDCLSRLRHSADVYIVATVQEETGMRGAACSTFCISPDVGIAIDVTHGDMPGIPEYLTSRLDKGPVLSAGPNVHPKVLARLDEVARRNGIPAQTEVSGGSSGTDAWAIQVTRSGVATGVISIPLRYMHTPVEVLSLRDIQEAGRLAAQFAADLDRAFVEGLRCY; translated from the coding sequence TTGGATACCCTTGACTTCCTGGGTCGCCTCTCGAGAGCGACGGGATTGCCCGGCCATGAGTCGGAGGTTTCGCGCATTGTCGCCGAGGCATTCGGGCCCCTGGCCGCGGACGTCAGGATTGACAGGCTTGGCAGCTGCATCGCGTTCAAACCGGGTGACGGGCCGGGCCCGAGGCCGAAGGTGATGTTCGCCGCCCACAGCGACCAGATCGGGCTGGTCGTGACGAAGATCGAGGACGGCGGGTTCCTGCGTTTCGCCGGCATGGGCGGGGTTGATCCGAGGGTCCTGCCGGGCATGGAGGTCCTGATTCACGGGAGGGCGAGCATCCCCGGCGTGGTCGGTTCGAAACCCCCGCACACAGTGCCCCCAGAGGAACGGAACGCCGCATTCAAAATGGACGAACTGTATGTGGACGCCGGCCTCGCAGAGGAACAGGTCCGCGAGAACGTACAGGTCGGTGACATGGTGAGCTTTGAGTCGGCGTTCTCGCCACTGGGCGATTTCGTCGTCGGGAAGTCCTTCGACGACAGGGCCGGGGTCGCGGTGCTGTACGAATGCCTCGACTGCCTGTCGCGGCTGCGGCACTCCGCCGACGTCTACATCGTCGCAACCGTGCAGGAGGAGACCGGGATGCGCGGGGCGGCCTGTTCCACGTTCTGCATATCTCCGGACGTGGGCATCGCCATAGACGTTACGCACGGCGACATGCCGGGGATCCCGGAGTACCTCACTTCGAGGCTGGACAAGGGCCCCGTCCTGTCGGCCGGCCCGAACGTCCATCCAAAGGTCCTGGCGCGCCTCGACGAGGTGGCCAGGCGTAACGGCATACCGGCGCAGACTGAGGTGTCAGGTGGGTCCTCGGGGACTGACGCCTGGGCAATACAGGTGACGCGCTCCGGCGTGGCGACGGGAGTAATCTCCATCCCGCTCAGGTACATGCACACGCCTGTCGAGGTGCTGTCACTGCGCGACATACAGGAGGCGGGCAGGCTGGCCGCCCAGTTCGCAGCGGACCTCGATCGCGCGTTTGTGGAGGGATTGCGGTGCTATTAG
- a CDS encoding DUF512 domain-containing protein, translating to MIPDWGRLTGVLYASHRAGVLPITSQCNLDCVFCSNRFNPPGVEVIGIPPREVTEIARSLDQLAGAEKIVIGESATRICEGEPMTHPAFAGIVELVRGRYPGTPIRITTNGTLLDRETARMLSRLGDVEVTVSLNVVDLDVRSRIMGDRAPERAIRGVELLSECGVRFHGSVVAAGEAVHSLRRTIEFLRGCGALTARVMMPGYTRRYVGDTLSGGEMRALVERAVAAVRNGSAGAVDMPVTVEPPRVTDLVPRVEGVIRNSAAARAGMKRGDVILEVDGTGPESRYHAFDLMKNAGDPVVKLARDGRDLEVLLEKIPRTPPGVVMLHDIETSQVRDALDAVRRAGASTLSRTTCRTDAARPLFVTSVLGETPVRLALRASMPDARVIVARNEFFGGNIACAGLLTVEDIISSVRQHLAHGGAAAVVVVPAAPFDDRGKDLAGRSYMDIEQATGVPVAVV from the coding sequence GTGATCCCCGACTGGGGCAGGCTCACCGGGGTGCTGTACGCGTCCCACAGAGCGGGTGTGCTCCCGATTACATCGCAGTGCAACCTGGACTGCGTGTTCTGCAGCAACCGGTTCAACCCGCCGGGGGTTGAGGTAATCGGCATCCCCCCGAGGGAAGTGACTGAGATAGCCCGGTCTCTCGATCAGCTGGCCGGCGCGGAGAAGATCGTGATTGGAGAATCCGCCACCCGTATATGCGAGGGCGAGCCCATGACCCATCCCGCGTTTGCGGGGATAGTCGAACTCGTGCGCGGGAGATACCCCGGGACGCCCATCCGGATCACGACAAACGGAACGCTTCTCGACAGGGAAACCGCCCGCATGCTATCTCGCCTCGGCGACGTTGAGGTCACTGTGTCGCTGAACGTGGTGGATCTTGACGTCCGGAGCCGGATTATGGGCGATCGTGCTCCGGAGCGCGCCATACGGGGAGTCGAACTGCTCAGCGAATGCGGAGTGCGGTTCCACGGCAGCGTCGTGGCCGCCGGCGAGGCCGTCCACAGCCTGCGTCGCACCATCGAATTCCTTAGGGGGTGCGGGGCGCTCACCGCCCGCGTGATGATGCCAGGGTATACCAGGCGATACGTGGGGGACACCCTGTCTGGCGGGGAGATGCGCGCTCTCGTCGAGCGTGCGGTGGCGGCCGTCCGGAACGGATCCGCCGGCGCGGTGGACATGCCGGTGACGGTGGAGCCGCCGCGGGTGACTGACCTCGTCCCGCGCGTGGAGGGTGTGATCCGCAACAGCGCCGCGGCGCGAGCGGGAATGAAGCGCGGCGACGTCATCCTCGAGGTTGACGGGACCGGCCCGGAGAGCAGGTACCACGCGTTCGACTTGATGAAGAACGCGGGGGACCCCGTCGTAAAGCTGGCGCGGGATGGGCGGGACCTCGAGGTACTGCTGGAGAAGATACCTCGCACGCCGCCCGGCGTGGTAATGCTGCATGACATTGAGACAAGCCAGGTCAGGGACGCGCTTGACGCCGTCAGGCGCGCAGGCGCGTCCACGCTCAGTCGCACGACCTGCCGGACTGACGCGGCGCGACCGCTTTTCGTCACCTCAGTACTCGGAGAGACGCCGGTGAGGCTGGCGCTGCGGGCCTCGATGCCCGACGCCCGCGTCATCGTTGCGCGGAACGAGTTCTTCGGCGGCAACATCGCCTGTGCCGGCCTGCTTACAGTGGAAGACATCATCTCGTCCGTCCGGCAGCACCTGGCTCACGGGGGAGCCGCCGCGGTTGTCGTAGTACCGGCGGCCCCGTTCGACGACAGGGGCAAGGACCTGGCCGGCCGGTCGTACATGGACATCGAACAGGCCACTGGAGTCCCGGTGGCGGTGGTCTGA
- a CDS encoding phosphatase PAP2 family protein, whose protein sequence is MGTEMLSFVVSPVDLFFIAVTLAGSEVFLTAVVLAVYWCNDRVAGLRLGVVFLLSMWLNSVLKLVFKLPRPAPHSGGAGAARPYVVLGAEGYGFPSGHTQGTATLWWMLAGLFRRRFMAAAAAVATVLVGASRMYLGVHYLEDVVGGGALGIAVAIAAVASFRWLDRSGRRVTRPVLVIAALVLPALMLTGPVDESVMKSSGFFLGFALGGAVEPALCGFRRPAGLRTQAARVALGLGCVLAVGGIIELVAPATPSWVWLRYATTGLSATLLVPWVFVLVGLAAPEGAAS, encoded by the coding sequence ATGGGGACTGAGATGCTGTCCTTTGTGGTTTCGCCCGTGGACCTGTTCTTCATCGCGGTGACGCTGGCCGGCAGCGAGGTTTTCCTGACCGCGGTTGTGCTCGCGGTTTACTGGTGCAACGACAGGGTTGCAGGTCTCAGGCTGGGCGTTGTGTTCCTTCTCTCGATGTGGCTCAATTCCGTGCTGAAGCTGGTTTTCAAACTGCCGAGGCCGGCGCCGCACTCCGGCGGCGCGGGGGCCGCGCGACCGTACGTAGTATTGGGCGCCGAGGGGTACGGGTTTCCAAGCGGCCACACGCAGGGGACTGCGACCCTGTGGTGGATGCTCGCCGGCCTGTTCAGGCGGCGTTTCATGGCCGCGGCCGCGGCGGTGGCGACAGTGCTGGTGGGCGCTTCTCGTATGTACCTGGGGGTCCATTATCTTGAAGACGTCGTGGGTGGAGGCGCGCTCGGCATCGCGGTGGCAATCGCCGCCGTGGCGTCGTTCCGGTGGCTGGACCGGAGTGGGCGCCGCGTCACGAGGCCGGTCCTCGTTATCGCGGCTTTGGTACTCCCGGCCCTCATGCTCACCGGCCCCGTCGATGAATCCGTCATGAAGTCTTCGGGGTTTTTCCTGGGGTTCGCGCTTGGCGGCGCCGTCGAGCCCGCGCTGTGCGGCTTCCGGAGACCCGCCGGACTGCGGACGCAGGCTGCGAGGGTGGCGCTGGGCCTCGGTTGTGTGCTTGCCGTCGGCGGTATCATCGAGCTCGTCGCGCCCGCGACGCCGTCCTGGGTGTGGCTCCGGTACGCCACCACGGGGCTCTCGGCGACGCTTCTGGTCCCCTGGGTGTTCGTTCTCGTGGGATTGGCTGCGCCGGAGGGTGCGGCGTCGTGA
- a CDS encoding acyltransferase, whose protein sequence is MKKENGIGLRRLYTREFDGPNPMHRWHAIVPAWKVFRNFLVMWLCRYIPFPSWKCVLYRVTGMKVSARVSVAAMAMMDFFFPELISIGDNTVIGYNATILAHEFLPHALRTGEVIIGRDVMIGANATVLAGVRIGDGAAVGAMALVAGDVPAGAFVGGVPAREIVRSKISPGGGQQDGD, encoded by the coding sequence ATGAAAAAGGAGAACGGCATAGGATTGAGGCGACTCTACACCCGTGAATTCGATGGACCTAACCCGATGCACCGCTGGCACGCGATAGTCCCTGCCTGGAAGGTATTCCGCAACTTCCTGGTGATGTGGCTGTGCAGGTACATCCCATTCCCGTCGTGGAAGTGCGTCCTGTATCGCGTAACCGGGATGAAGGTCAGCGCGCGCGTTTCGGTGGCGGCAATGGCTATGATGGATTTCTTTTTCCCCGAATTGATCAGCATTGGGGATAACACGGTCATTGGCTACAATGCGACGATACTCGCCCACGAGTTCCTGCCGCACGCGCTTCGCACCGGAGAGGTCATCATAGGAAGGGATGTCATGATCGGCGCCAATGCGACGGTACTGGCCGGAGTCCGGATTGGAGACGGCGCCGCCGTCGGCGCCATGGCGCTCGTTGCCGGCGATGTTCCGGCCGGCGCGTTCGTGGGCGGTGTGCCGGCCCGCGAGATCGTTCGATCTAAGATAAGCCCGGGAGGAGGGCAGCAGGATGGGGACTGA